In Littorina saxatilis isolate snail1 linkage group LG8, US_GU_Lsax_2.0, whole genome shotgun sequence, a single genomic region encodes these proteins:
- the LOC138972788 gene encoding transmembrane protein 145-like (The sequence of the model RefSeq protein was modified relative to this genomic sequence to represent the inferred CDS: added 75 bases not found in genome assembly), with the protein MASAIAEPRLILAIFSCCILLQLSPPVCAKWVKSSIDTSADWTFITRFCFLSDTGGFDFVFKYPKSYGIQQLLLYYDKPGQWEGVYKSSKNCSERVSVLSKANNQIIDLTNRITGSRSAGCTEYTQGNEVYYNCTDSVSFRAARERWWYISLARCQPSEGGKRGLKLDYKIHLTNGHADDYWRYELSADEFWILPTDIGFLIAYIVLLVISFNVAIRLTKQQMFHTTYKMYMTALCLWLFGVFLKCIAWGRYGDTGWEEDPTEVTGRLFEAASTTVFLLMLLLLGKGFTITRGRLTQMSTVRLTIFFCLYVIVNITLFIWEGFFFDEGIVLYFYESPPGYGLIAMRLVAWLWFSYGIVFTLKHHRDKAIFYVPFYFVYTAWFWAGPIVILVAIFSIDKWQREKVVNGVEQTVTLVGYLIFLILTLPCLVGSVFPFHLRTSQVRFSDEEDNYENTYAMSQESRQHVENIFVVDRRPPVGPPSYTMAGRPFGRPGNGSHSNGYVNSGFSHGEQNGVASRPPSYATASNGGFGVASRPPSYATASNGVLSANGYVNTVGQHGSQPAVVSAPPRSHPVTAGPSARPSYSAGHADNRRGSSGYVNAGFTGEDGSIAINAAPHLDALFTVPTQRTSQLPPLATSAPTTSHPAPENDAENSPGLNGHADLPPSPPEEGEDFALHDENPAHGLPPVHGLPPLHGANGTSALPPLEGVPEKKKKRKKKKKKHHSEHENLSAEPESTAEQDAEEPAERDCDEHPQSSA; encoded by the exons ATGGCGTCTGCCATTGCGGAGCCAAGATTGATTTTAGCGATCTtttcttgttgtattttgttacAGCTTTCGCCACCCGTCTGTGCCAAATGGGTGAAATCTTCCATTGACACTAGTGCG AGCTATGGGATACAGCAACTCTTGCTGTATTACGATAAACCTGGACAGTGGGAGGGAGTCTATAAATCATCAAAG AATTGCTCAGAGCGGGTGTCAGTGCTGTCAAAAGCCAACAATCAGATCATCGATCTGACCAATCGGATCACAGGCTCCCGAAGTGCAGGCTGCACGGAGTACACACAGGGTAATGAGGTGTACTACAACTGTACGGATAGCGTGTCCTTCAGGGCCGCCAGGGAACGATGGTGGTACATCTCTCTTGCCCGCTGTCAACCGTCAGAGGGAGGG AAAAGAGGTCTCAAACTGGACTACAAGATTCATCTGACAAACGGTCATGCAGATGATTATTGGCGCTATGAGCTGTCAGCAGACGAGTTCT GGATTTTGCCAACAGACATTGGCTTTCTCATCGCCTACATTGTACTTCTGGTTATTTCCTTCAATGTTGCAA TACGGCTGACCAAACAGCAGATGTTCCACACCACCTACAAGATGTACATGacggctctctgtctctggctcttTGGCGTCTTCCTCAAATGCATCGCCTGGGGTCGCTATGGTGATACTGGCTGGGAAGAGGACCCAACTGAAGTCACAG GTCGCCTGTTCGAAGCGGCCAGCACGACGGTGtttctgttgatgttgttgctgctgGGGAAAGGCTTCACCATCACACGCGGTCGTCTGACACAGATGTCCACCGTTCGCCTCACCATCTTCTTCTGTCTCTACGTCATTGTCAACATCACTCTGTTCATATGGGAAGGCTTT TTTTTCGACGAAGGCATCGTATTGTATTTCTACGAGTCACCGCCTGGGTACGGGCTGATCGCCATGCGTCTGGTTGCCTGGCTGTGGTTTTCTTACGGTATCGTCTTCACCTTGAAACATCATAGGGACAAGGCGATCTTTTACGTCCCCTTCTACTTCGTCTACACAGCCTG GTTCTGGGCTGGTCCTATCGTCATTCTGGTAGCCATTTTTTCCATCGACAAGTGGCAGAGAGAAAAGGTTGTCAATGGTGTGGAACAGACTGTCACGCTTGTCGGTTATCTCATTTTCCTG ATTCTGACATTACCGTGCCTGGTTGGTTCTGTTTTCCCCTTCCACTTGCGAACGTCACAG GTCCGCTTCTCCGACGAAGAAGACAACTACGAGAATACGTATGCGATGAGCCAAGAATCCCGGCAGCACGTGGAAAACATCTTTGTGGTTGACCGCAGACCACCAGTTGGCCCTCCAAGCTACACAATGGCTGGTCGCCCCTTCGGCAGACCTGGCAACGGTAGCCATAGCAACGGTTATGTGAATTCCGGCTTCAGCCACGGTGAACAGAACGGCGTTGCCTCTAGACCCCCCAGTTATGCCACAGCCAGTAACGGAGGATTCGGTGTTGCTTCCAGACCGCCCAGCTACGCTACAGCCAGTAATGGAGTTCTCAGTGCTAATGGATATGTGAATACTGTTGGCCAGCATGGAAGTCAGCCAGCTGTAGTGTCTGCACCTCCCAGATCTCATCCTGTGACTGCAGGGCCGTCAGCCCGACCCAGCTATTCGGCGGGTCATGCTGATAATCGGCGGGGTAGCAGCGGCTATGTGAACGCTGGATTCACCGGTGAAGACGGCTCTATAGCCATCAACGCCGCTCCTCACTTGGATGCACTTTTCACTGTGcct ACACAACGAACCAGCCAGCTTCCTCCTTTGGCAACAAGCGCGCCAACCACATCACACCCTGCTCCAGAAAACGACGCAGAAAACTCACCTGGTTTGAATGGACATGCTGATCTACCTCCATCACCACCAGAGGAAGGAGAGGATTTCGCACTGCACGATGAAAATCCTGCACACGGCTTGCCCCCTGTGCACgggttacctcccttgcatggAGCCAATGGTACGTCAGCTTTACCTCCCTTGGAGGGTGTGccggagaagaagaaaaagaggaagaagaagaaaaagaaacatcaCTCGGAACATGAAAATCTTTCCGCTGAGCCTGAATCGACTGCTGAGCAAGATGCTGAGGAGCCTGCTGAGCGAGACTGTGATGAGCATCCCCAATCTTCTGCTTAA